One Aegilops tauschii subsp. strangulata cultivar AL8/78 chromosome 7, Aet v6.0, whole genome shotgun sequence genomic window carries:
- the LOC109736629 gene encoding protein FAR1-RELATED SEQUENCE 5-like gives MPSEFEDAWAQLVHNYNLENDQMMMQLWSDRKMWISAYYKNIFCARMTSTQRSESMNHVLKKGFVKGTQNLHKFARRVNACIQTRMQKENEQTMTNMTNLVTKTTYGYEEDMSIKYTRAVYTDMRNRMRKATLFRAKRTANPTKYLVYYHNKPGHDEEERFSWSKHEFQVVADPENEIYDCECKLWTHTGLFCLHIMNILDYLKPDKFPNKYILKRYTKTAKSQPTFDTRDYNTTSSDGSSRLSKQDILLQLNLMVNKKAMRCDQQYDRAYYVLRGSWKSLMQYIQQIKRMLAKGWLKRTLKLKMAFIIMQLKCSTPPLKPTNASRVMANQWSSDSKRR, from the exons ATGCCATCGGAgtttgaagatgcctgggctCAACTCGTGCACAACTACAACCTGGAGAACGACCAGATGATGATGCAACTCTGGAGTGATAGGAAGATGTGGATTTCAGCATATTACAAGAACATTTTCTGTGCTAGAATGACTTCCACACAACGAAGCGAGAGCATGAACCATGTGCTAAAGAAAGGGTTTGTCAAGGGGACCCAGAACCTACACAAGTTTGCTAGGCGGGTCAATGCTTGCATACAAACTCGGATGCAGAAGGAGAACGAGCAAACAATGAccaacatg ACCAATCTTGTGACAAAAACAACTTACGGCTACGAGGAAGACATGTCTATCAAGTACACGAGAGCCGTGTACACCGATATGAGGAATAGGATGAGAAAGGCCACGCTATTTCGCGCAAAGCGTACAGCAAATCCCACTAAGTACCTTGTGTACTACCACAACAAGCCTGGCCatgatgaagaagaaagatttTCCTGGTCAAAGCATGAATTCCAGGTTGTAGCTGACCCAGAGAATGAAATATACGACTGTGAATGCAAGCTCTGGACACACACAG GCCTGTTCTGCCTTCACATCATGAACATACTGGACTACCTCAAGCCTGACAAATTTCCAAACAAGTATATCCTCAAACGGTACACAAAGACTGCAAAATCACAACCAACCTTTGACACAAGGGACTACAACACAACCTCATCGGATGGCAGCTCAAGGCTATCGAAGCAAGACATCTTGCTGCAGCTGaatttgatggttaacaagaaaGCGATGAGATGTGACCAGCAATATGACAGAGCCTACTATGTTCTAAGAGGCTCGTGGAAGAGCTTGATGCAATACATTCAGCAAATCAAGCGGATGCTGGCGAAAGGATGGCTGAAGAGGACGCTGAAATTGAAGATGGCCTTCATTATTATGCAGCTGAAATGCTCAACGCCACCGCTAAAGCCAACCAATGCAAGCAGGGTGATGGCCAATCAATGGAGCAGCGACAGCAAGAGACGATGA